The genomic window GACTGCCTGCAGCAAATCAGAGTCAAATCCCACACTGAATGTGTAAAATGATCCAGCATCAGCGGAGACTCTGAGCCAGTCTGTTCAGCTCCTGAGACAGAGCCGTGACCGTATCCGTAATCTTCTGTTTGTCTCGGTCCTTTAGCCGGCCACCGCAGCGCTGGGAGAACTTGTCTGGGTGCCAGAGAGCCTGCTGACGGCGTAGAAACTTCCGGAAAGCAGCCGTGTCGGATCGGTCAACACCGTGCAGGATGACTGCCATCATCTGTTCGACTGAGCCACGCGGTGCAGGCCAAGGAATGTCATCGTATCCCAAGGCACCGCTGGAGGAAGCGTTGAGAAAGAGGGCATCACAGCGCTCCTCATAGCGCCTCTTCTTCCCCTGCTGGGTCTCGTCTTTTTTGCGAGAGGCACGCTCCAAGTATTCCCTGTGCTCCTTCTCCAGTCTGGTGTTCAGCTCTCTACGCTgcctctcttcctcctcttcatttTTTCGTCTTcgcttcctgtctgtctgtgctttgGCCTGTTTATTTGCATAATACTCCCTCCTTATTCGCTCAGCCCAGTCAGCAAAGTCTCCAAAGTCTTCATCATCTCTCAGAAAATCtggaaaacacagaagaaaaaagaaaatcaacatgTTGGTTTATTGGTTTACTAAACTGTCATGCCCTAAGAAATGTTTATCTCCAAAAGGCCTGGTTGTGGGAAGGGAACAGTGTCTGTGGACCAGCAAGAGCAAGATTTACATCTAatgctacattcacacacaagtcTCTGTTCTATGAAGTAGGCGTTCCTACTCTGCTACTGGTTGCTatggtaataatgtttattaatgggTGAAGCAACTAGCGTTCTAAATCAGTATCAACAGTTTTCTAGCCtctgaaatgaaacattctggagggagatttgcagtttgtgtataaaatcatATCATACGAGATGAAGGACAAGCTTCTATTTTAGATTATAATGAAGTACAGCTGATAAAGTTCACCACTCGATTCAGGAGTGACGTTAGACGTGAACGGTTACATACTAACGCTAGCTTACTCTCAACCTACTAAAGAAAGCGGAAATAAGATTTTCAGCTTAGCGGAAAATCTTACCATCATCATACTGTCCGAATGTTTCGAAAAACTCGTCTTGACATTCTCCCATCAGCTTCTCCCTCCACAAGTCCTCAGGATCAGACCGCCGAGGAGCATCTGCTCCTGGAGTCCACTTCTGTGcagaaccacacacaaacatgtacaaacAATAGCAAGCGATTCACTCAGAAAATCTCGTTCAAACGGAaacactgtccactttattaggaacgccTGTACATCCGTGCAGTGATCATGCTAAAGTGCATaatatcatgcagatacagtagAAGAGATTTGGtttatgttcacatcaaacatccgAATGGGGGAAAGTGGGATTTCTGTGACTAACCATGTCATGGTAGTTTATACCAGATGAATAGGTTTAAGTATTTCCAATCCAGGGTTGCTGAGTCTGTACCCATGATCACCCCTGAGCAGTAacagaagctcttgacctgtatcttaATGACTGTatgcaatgcactgctgccatTCTGTCTTATATGGTGTAAACTGTCGTGTATAACACTTTCAGGAGATCAACAGTTTCTAAAAGACTCTAATCAGCGCATTGGGCACCAAAGATCCCcatttattacataatattacagtacatttaggGCGTCCTCAGTAAATGTAGTGTAAATCCTTGCcctggggcccagcagtggcagtttgttAGTCCTGGGACattaactcacaaccttctaatcagtaggtaaacactttaaccactgtgCCACCACTACTACCCCATCCTAATGTATATAGTGACTTAAGCTCTTGACCCATATCTTTATGACTGCATGCACATATGCAGAAAGTGTTTAAAGCTCAGTCCCTTCATTAGCTCACCTGTTTAAAGCTCAGTCCCTTCATTAGCTCACCTGTTTAAAGCTCAGTCCCTTCATTAGCTCACCTGTTTAAAGCTCAGTCCCTTCATTAGCTCACCTGTTTAAAGCTCAGTCCCTTCATTAGCTCACCTGTTTAAAGCTCAGTCCTTGCAGCAGGTCTTGAGGAGTCACTCCACAGTTGTTCAATACACTCAGTGCCTCAGGACAGTGTTTACTCAAAGGAATTACCAGGTCATCATAGTCTGTAACACCATAACACATGATATATTACACACGATATAATACACACGATATCATGTATAATACATAAGATATATTACACACGATATATTACACACGATATAATACACACGATATCATGTATAATACATAAGATATATTACACACGATATATTACACACGATATATTACACACGATATCATGTATAATACATAAGATATATTACACACGATATATTACACACGATATATTACACACGATATATTACACACGATATATTACACATGCAGGACACATTATTACGGGTGTAATTAGCACAGAGTTGCAGCAGTGCCCGCGGTCAGCTGACCTGTCTTGCCGTGTTTCAGTGCCTTCCTGGCGGCCAGGTGCAGCGCCGTGTCCCCTTTGCGGTCCCTCAGTAGCGGATCAGCTCCGTGCTTTAACAGCAGTCTGAGCAGCGCGTCGTTTCCCTGCGAACAAACCCGATGTAACAAACCTCTCCTTCTTTTCCCCTGAGTAAAGTTCACATCCGCGTCTCTGTGTTTGCGCAGATAAGACTTGAGCTTCAGGAGATTTCCCTCGTCAACGTAACGCCGGAGCTTCTTCTGCTCCCGGGACGCCATTAATACGTGTCTAGTGCTAGTGCTTACATCGATCATTCACACAGATACAGAATAAATACATGGATAAATCGGTGTGTTCGTAAATACCATCGTATTCCATTCAGTTAAACTTTGTTGTTTTGACACAAACACCTAAGCATTACACTGCGTTTCAACACGAACGCATATAAACGTGACACGTTCCTGTACGTCTGTAAAATGGTTCCCAGCGTCTTTCTAGCTCGCATGTTCGTTCCGAGTGATTAGTTTCTGCTGTAGTTTTCTCATTTGTCAGTAGAGGTCAGTAGAGGATCCACTGAGATTAATCCCAGACATGTATTTTACATCGGCAACAAAattggattcattcattcattcattcgttcattcattcacactcactcatttattcactcactaacactaattcactcactcactcacacacacactcatgtattcactcactcactcactcactcactcatttattcactcactcactaacactcactcacactcgctcatttattcactcactcactcactcactcacactcactcacagacactcactcactcactcactcacagacactcactcactcactcactcactcactcactcactcactcactcacagacactcactcactcactaacactcactcactcactaacactcactcactcactcactcacagacactcactcactcactaacactcactcactaacactcactcactcactcactcactcactcactcactcactcacagacactcactcactaacattCACTCACTAACATTCAgtcactaacactcactcactcactcactcactaacactcactcactcacagacactcactcactaacactcactcactcactcactcactcactcacagacactcagtcactcactaacactcactcactaacactcactcactcactcactcactcacagacactcactcactaacattCACTCACTAACATTCAgtcactaacactcactcactcactcactcactaacactcactcactcacagacactcactcactaacactcactcactcactcactcactcactcactcacagacactcagtcactcactaacactcactcactaacacactcactcactcactcactcacagacactcactcactaacattCACTCACTAACATTCAgtcactaacactcactcactcactcactcactaacactcactcactaacactcactcactcactcactcactaacattCACTCACTAACATTCAgtcactaacactcactcactcactcactcactaacactcactcactaacactcactcactcacagacactcactcactcactaacactcactcactcactcacagacactcagtcactcactaacactcactcactcactcactcactcactcactaacactcactcactaacactcactcactcacagacactcactcactcactaacactcactcactcactcactcacagacactcagtcactcactaacactcactcactcactaacactcactcactcactcactcactcactcactcactcactcacagacactcactcactcactcactcactcactcactcactcactcactagcactcactcactcactcactcacagacactcactcacagacactcactcactcactaacactcactcactcactcactcacagacactcactcactcactcactcactcactcactgacactcactcactcactcacttactcacacactcacttactcattcacacattcactcactaacccattcactcactcacacactcactcacacatttattcagtcattcattcagtcactcacttactcactcattcacccactaaatcagaatcagaaggagctttattgtcaagtatgcttgtgcatacaaggaatttgttttagtgtcatatGCTTCCAGTATGacagagacaaaaacaacacacagacaatacaaataaaataagaataaaaaaataaaattaaaatacacatatgtaaatacaaatagacaaaaaaaaattgaaattgaaatcaCAGGGCACATCACACATACTAACAGGCAGACTAACATCATTTAATTTAAGGCGTTGATGGGaaacataaaatacaaacataagGAAAAGTCAGATctacatacaattttttttataatcagtgtaTTAAAGCTAATGTtcattcaattcatttattcatcttcagtaacagcTTTTTTCAGATTCAGAGAGAGGTTGAAAACTGGATGCATTGCAGGAGTTATTGCCCAAATGGGTCAACTCTGGGCAATTTAGCATAGACAGATCACTTACTGGAATGTCTGTGcaaaattattacaaaattactctcactctctcactcattttctaccgcttatccgaactacctcgggtaacagggagcctgtgtctatctcagtcgtcatcgggcatcaaggcaggatacaccctggacggagtgccaacccatcaccgggcacaaacacactctcattcactcacgcaatcacacacactatggacaattttccagagatgccaatcaacctaccatgcatgtctttggaccgggggaggaaaccggagtacccggaggaaaccccgaggcacggggagaacatgcaaactccacacacacaagacggaggcgggaatcgaacccccgaccctggaggtgtgaggcgaacgtgctaaccactaagccaccgtgaccccctattacaaaattcattcatcttctaccgcttatccgaactacctcgggtcacggggagcctgtgcctatctcaggcgtcattgggcatcaaggcgggatacaccctggacggagtgccaacccatcgcagggcacacacacacactctcattcactcacgcaatcacacactacggacaatttttccagagattattacaaaattaaataaattaatttaaaaaatcatacatttgaGCCTCTTTACCCCTACACCCCTGCTCAGACTCTCAGCTTTAATAATACCAGTGGTGCTTAAGACTGTAGTGACCTCCATGGAGGGCAAATATTTTAGTGTCATAGCCTCCAAACTTTAGAATGGCATTAGAAAAGATCTTAATCACTGCACTTCCCTCTCCCAACTTAAAACTGACCTTTTCCTCTCTTATTTTGCTAAGATATTCCGCTAATTTATAACTTCTGATCTGtggattaaatataatatactgtaaattcacatattattactgttatcaTTACAGCAGAGTGTTTAACTGTCCTAAACACTGAAGCAagaatttctgtatttttcttttatataatacaaagaGTAATGTTTTTCTGTCATATTAATAGAAATATTCCTTGACACACACTAGGGTCATGTTCTCCGTGGTCTGTGATGGATATTTAGGAAAACCAATACATAGTATTTGAGATTACTATGAACTAGTCCTAATGATGTTACGGTTATTATGTAGTTAGCACAGTtgaccctttttaccagtacactttCATTCCAGTCCAaacacatggacacaacaacACAGGCATAAATTCAATTTTTGggggttcatttaaaacaacaaaaaactattgaattacttataaataataaaatttaataaaggAATAAACTCAAGGAGACTCTGCTCTGAACGACGTACAAATGTTCTctgttaccacacacacacacacacacacttgcagaaGTTATCACACTCCCTTGTTGAACGTGTTCACGTTTTGCTGCAGCGCTGACACGTTACATGGGGCCACACGGGAGGTCTCCTGAACCAAACACCTGTTCAGTActttgtgtgtaagagtgtgtttgaTGCGgcgacagtgtgtgtgcgtgtcgtTATTGCAAGCACGAGAAGTAGCTGTATCAACACAACACCTAAAAGCAGAAATGCCacacaaagcaaaagaaaaagctgTTCAGAGTTCAGCTGTTGTCTCAAAGGTGTCATCCATTTGAAAGCTTTCTAAGAATCCCGTTTTGTAAAGGTTTGGTGTGTGTTAGAGGTGATTTGaaggttattgttattttttcaaCTCCATAAGACCAGAGGCTGCTTGTGCACTGCTCATGTTGTGATTatatgattcactgattcacttgattcactgattcatctGTGCTGTTACATAAATGCCTGTGCAGACAGGGAAGACTGGACTCTTATAATATTTATGAATAACACACTGTTCAATGCTAAACTGTCATCTTCCCCTGTTTTTAGCAGCAAACAAATACttcttgtgtgtctttgtttgtttttccagtcACTATTATTTAGCACTAGCATGGCAGACGATACCATAATAACCAAGGATTTAAAGCCATTAGCATTATGTATAAACTGGTGTTTTGTCCCCAGTTACTATAGAGTGCTGCAGTGATCAAATTTTCTTTCAGACCAAACCGGAAGAGATTATTTTCCCAGTTCCTTCAACAAAAAGATAGGATTTTTCCCCCCAGGTTTTTTCCTGACGATTACAGAAAATAAGCTCTGTGACCTAAATAGGCCTAAATATTATACAATCACCAGAAGTAAAAAAGTTTCTATCTTCCCATCTTTATTTAAACCCATGCCTGCTGATAGGGTTCCACTACGCTCTTGTTATGGATTAATCCGAATAAAAAAGAAGTTGTCCTTGGATTAGTTTGTAAATTAGTATTAATAGTATAAACGTAGTGTGGCTTTATGACATTTCTGGCAACCTCTGTAGTATCATTTATCTACTTATTAGCAACTCTCTTTATCAAGACACATAAAAgttagaaaaaattaaaaataaacacaaaacacgaTTGATGTGGGAGAATAAAACGTGAAGATTTCATGAGCTTTTCTTAACCAAGAATCTAATTGCAGATTTCAGACGTATAACCAAAAACCCATTAAAACACAACACTGGCTTCTGAACGATGGAAACGGTCCTGCTGCACTCTGTTATAGcttgaaaaaatgttttcttccttttttaaacaacacaattcaTGGAAAAGTGGCTAgaaatttgaactcacaaccttcttgTCACTTAAAACTGACACTGGTGTCTTTATAGCATGTGCAACATGAGATCAATTAAATTATACCACTGATCTCCTTCTTTCTGTGtgatgagagagtgaatgtgtgtgtgtgtgtgtgtgtgtgtgtgtgtgtgtgtgtgtgtgtgtgtgtgaaaggccTGAATAAGCACAGCTGAGCCGGCTGTGTGTCCAGGACTCACATTTAGCACCGGTGAGAGAGAGCTGGGGTGAGCATATACAATGGAGAGGATAGAGGAGGACATGAAGGAAGCCTTTGTGGTTGTCGGGAGGATGAGAGCTCCTGCTCTCGCACCCTAAGATCCGGAGGAATCCACGTTTTTCCACCCACAAGCCGTGGACTGCCACGAACGTGCTTCGTATAACAATGCACTTTTCCTTAAAGGACGACCTGGAGactgctctctctttctgtaatGCTTTCTGCaggtgcaggtttttttttctctaattagTCACTTCAGGTCTATTTGAACATCTTGTTGAAGTGTTAGAAGTCTGAAGATGTCTTTTTAAACCATAAGAGGATGAGTTGAGAGATGTTCTCCATCCACTgctattcatatttaattaaaaacacaataaaccaTCTTATGACACAGAAGGTTCGACACTGTTTTCAGCTCATTCCCTGGAGCAGGTCATCATCATGATGGCCTCAGCAAAGTACTTCAGCAGATTAAACCAACATACTATTTCTTTTAAACAGGTTCATGTATtctgtttaaaaagaaacaacacaacaaaagtaGATTGTTTAAAGAGGATCAAAACgtcagaaaatcattcattcattcatacagatTAAAAATGTCCTATAAATCCATTTTCATTCTGTTGATGGAATAGTACGACACtgttctggtaaaaaaaaaaaagggttaaaacaGACTGTTCAGAGTTTACGGCGTTAGTTGAAACCAGACTGAAACAATATACTCCCACTTTAAACTGTCTTACTTATAGCCATAAACTAATCACTTATGTTTAAGCCCTAAGCCCTGCTGCTTATCACGTTTATTAGCCTGCGCCGTTATGTCAATAACTGTTACAAGATCCGACATCCTTGGAAACCTGAgtagaaaaaaaagtaacaacaaatgtaatgactttctatgaGAGCTGTGCTCATGCTCCACACACGTGAATGGAAGAGGGATTTGGCTGAATTTGTGTTTGATATCGTCACGTGACGTGTCTCGGCTCAAAAATCTGCAGCAATTTTCAATCCCTTTATATCACAGTGTTGACTTCACCAAATCCAGGAGGGACTCTGAAGCCCTGCTTTTGTAAAGAATACACTAATAAAAATCTTAAATTCAATGATTCCTGTATCATTGTTTTGTTACCTGTCTCTATCTGGGTGCTATATCGGTCACTTGCACTGCTGTAAATCAGCATTTCCGCTTTTCCCCTTTCCCTCTTTCCCTGCGTGTGACTGCGAGGTGATGaggatgtgtgtttgtattggaCTTTATCACGGCTGCCCCACATGCCTGACACTCCTGACAGCTCTTCGGGGGGTGAAGCAGGCTGTAGAGGTTCTGTGCTGAAGAGATGAACAGCAGAGATGCAGGATTTCCCTGAAAAGGAACCTTTCTCCCCCTCAGCTTCACCCTCAGCAGGGGACGAGGGAAGATGGAGGAAGCGGCGAGGTGGAGGCTGAGGTCCCCAACAGGAAACTCACAGGTCCTCCAAGATCTTCTGGAGGGTCAGCACGCGTTTCCCTCCCCTCGCTGTCGGCTATTGTTAATATCCAGCGAAGCCATTTGCGCTCGTTTCCTCAGGAGTTATTCCTGGCCCAGCCTGCTATTCTCCTCTGCCTGTTCAGTAAACGAGTGATTgtgtatgggtttttttttacatctccCAGAGGAATCACACAGCAACAAGTCCTTTAATacagtttatctgtttatctgttaatGAAATTCTTATCCCGATCCAGTCTGAAGGGTTGTTTATATACTCATACCGTATATAGtgtatcacatcatctgtattgtcttgtcttgtatagtccaagctaaatgtatagtatagtgttatttatgtccgTACTTTTTAGAGTCACAAACGgctggaaccaaattctttgtgtgtgtcaacacacttgaatctgattctgatactgatatggacttttcttttgttaagAGCATGGACTGTTAATCaataacactttatttaaaagggAACTACACTGGGCCTTCATAACCCATGCATAAACCTGTTAtttgaaaaaaggaacaaaacatgCTGTGTGCTGGTCTaggaaaatatttaacaaacaaaccaataatTATAAGAAGTTACTCATGTTGACGGACTGGTGTTCGATCCCAGGAGTATTCCAGCGATAGTCTCCAGATCCGTCAACACCTTAACCGAGAAAAAGCGCCTACTGAAAATGAAGGAATGGACGAATAatcaaacaaactaacaaacaaatataatattcaGTCAGCATGAATAACTCAATATACATCCTCAGTAAACACAGCTAACATTCCTGAACTTTAACAATCTTTAACATTCGAGATTCATATTCATTCCATTCACTATACACAGATCTAATCACTGTATTCGGATACTAacttttctatatttataaattaatttcta from Tachysurus vachellii isolate PV-2020 chromosome 20, HZAU_Pvac_v1, whole genome shotgun sequence includes these protein-coding regions:
- the nfkbil1 gene encoding NF-kappa-B inhibitor-like protein 1, with the translated sequence MIDVSTSTRHVLMASREQKKLRRYVDEGNLLKLKSYLRKHRDADVNFTQGKRRRGLLHRVCSQGNDALLRLLLKHGADPLLRDRKGDTALHLAARKALKHGKTDYDDLVIPLSKHCPEALSVLNNCGVTPQDLLQGLSFKQKWTPGADAPRRSDPEDLWREKLMGECQDEFFETFGQYDDDFLRDDEDFGDFADWAERIRREYYANKQAKAQTDRKRRRKNEEEEERQRRELNTRLEKEHREYLERASRKKDETQQGKKRRYEERCDALFLNASSSGALGYDDIPWPAPRGSVEQMMAVILHGVDRSDTAAFRKFLRRQQALWHPDKFSQRCGGRLKDRDKQKITDTVTALSQELNRLAQSLR